In a genomic window of Helianthus annuus cultivar XRQ/B chromosome 10, HanXRQr2.0-SUNRISE, whole genome shotgun sequence:
- the LOC118482774 gene encoding uncharacterized protein LOC118482774, translating to MAYNSTHEYLNNITDSLLGYLKFIYRSELEDRYSAPMLWIGMYIALASLLPVDLTGSMPGYVDQVAKLGSMAFMCTMMANLLLSLGTMESNELLSNIGALCVQVITLVLNVCIQMQTGAVSISTHKEDPLYICSSLAILKTKQMMDSKYQKGHDRASKHIQPSQGKIVTVDELENHVRKHWMMVESGSCLHFITACFYTTSASGVICLLVTILHTYTMSGTIKAMLAKDYDSDYGWSMLVILTVQSIRVLIGTIVPLSRCFATLSFEGSIHFKVFKVERHWTQKLNDWKQASIRLLTTRIPAWAPRLGSSP from the exons ATGGCTTACAACTCAACACATGAGTATCTTAACAATATTACAGATTCATTGCTGGGGTACCTAAAGTTTATATACAGATCAGAACTTGAAGATCGTTACAGCGCACCTATGTTATGGATTGGGATGTACATCGCGTTAGCGTCTCTG TTACCTGTGGATCTAACTGGTTCCATGCCGGGTTATGTGGACCAAGTGGCAAAGCTCGGAAGCATGGCTTTTATGTGTACCATGATGGCTAACTTACTGCTTTCTTTAGGAACCATGGAGAGCAATGAGCTTTTGTCTAACATCGGAGCTTTGTGTGTTCAAGTCATCACGTTGGTTCTGAATGTTTGCATTCAAATGCAAACCGGAGCTGTATCCATATCAACCCATAAAGAAGATCCCC TATATATATGTTCATCTTTGGCGATTCTAAAAACCAAACAGATGATGGACTCCAAATACCAAAAAGGTCATGATAGAGCTTCAAAACACATTCAACCATCACAAGGAAAAATAGTAACGGTTGATGAGCTAGAAAACCATGTGAGAAAGCATTGGATGATGGTAGAAAGTGGCAGCTGCCTCCATTTCATAACAGCTTGCTTTTATACAACATCTGCTTCTGGGGTAATATGTCTATTAGTCACCATCTTACACACTTATACTATGTCCGGGACTATTAAAGCCATGTTGGCTAAGGACTATGATTCGGATTATGGCTGGTCCATGCTAGTAATTCTCACAGTGCAATCGATTAGAGTCCTGATTGGTACAATTGTACCACTTTCTAGATGTTTTGCAACCTTAAGCTTTGAAGGGTCAATCCACTTCAAGGTCTTTAAAGTAGAACGTCATTGGACTCAAAAGTTAAATGATTGGAAGCAAGCTAGTATAAGACTACTGACGACGAGGATCCCCGCTTGGGCTCCCCGTCTGGGCTCATCGCCCTAG